CATGTTCTGGTCGCCCAGCATCAGGGCCAGGGAGGGCAGGAAATAGCCCAGCAGTTCCCAACCGGACATGCCGCCGGTGAGAGTGGTCTTCTCCGGGGGCAGCACAGCACCCTGCGCGTTTGCCACACTGATCAGGATGGGGATGGCAATGAAGAATCCGCCGATCATGATCAGCGCACTGATCGCGTCGGAGTATGCCACGGATACCAGTCCTCCGCCCACTGTGATGACCACAATAATCGTGGTGCAGATGACAAGTGCCAGCCCACGGGAGATCTCCACACCGCTGGAGCTGCACAGCAGGACCAGAATGTCGGCCGCCGCCTTCAGCTGAGTGGCCAATACGCCCACATAGGCCAGCATGACGCACACCGCGGAAATGATGCTGGCGCTTTGGCCGTAACGGGCGCCCATGATCTCCGGGACCGTGACCTTATTGGACTTGCGGACCTTGCCCGCGATGAAATACAGCAGGATAATGCCGATAGGGGGCGCGGCAAAGGTGATGGCGCCCACCCACGGGCCGCCGTTGTAAATGATGCTGGCATTTCCGGTGATGCCGCCTCCGCCGCACCAGGTGGCCAGCAGACTTCCCACCAGGATGATGAAGGGTATCCGGTGGCCGCCTGTGACCATGTCGTCTGCAGTTTTCACTTTCTTGTGCGCAATGACCAAGCCATAGATCATCAGCAGAAACAGGTATGCACCGATTGCGATAATATAGCTCATGGTTCTCTCTCCTCTCTGTTCACACACATAATAGAAAATTTTAACTGACTAATGCGCTGATGTCAAGCTTTATTCGCCCCCATCCCGTCTTTTCTGTGTAAGTACATTTCATATAATGCATAAATTATTCGCATGGTCGTAGATTTAATTTAGTCATAGAGTACAGTCTCAAAATGTTTAAAATAGAACATGCTAACCATTTTCTTGGTCAGCATGTTCTTTAATTAAATCACCTATTTTTTCTTAAATAATATAGAACTTTGCATATTGTTAATATCAGGAAACCAATATACCACCACAATAAACTAATCTGGAAAAGCCAAATAATTGGAAGCAGCAACGCTTCTATAAAGAGTAGTATGACCTCTGGAAGAGATACTTTTGTTCTCTTATATTCATCCAACGCAAGAATAAAACAATATAAAGATCTCACAGATATTACAATTGCAAAAAATTTAAATCCCGACATAGGTAGCACCAGAATGTATTTCTATAATGGCTAAGCCATAGATCATCAGCAGAAACAGGTATGCACCGATCGCGATAATATAGCTCATGGTTCTCTCTCCTCTCTGTTTACACACATAATAGAAAATTTTAACTGACTAATGCGCTGATGTCAAGCTTTATTCGCCCCCCTTGCTTTTTCGGCTAAAAATATATAAATATATAGAATAAATTTTCGTTCTATACAGCCGCAGCTTTCTCTGGGCCCCCAACAAGTAGTCGCCGCAGAAGCACCTGTCCGTAAAATATTATCTCTCGAAGCCTATAGCCATGTGTCTCAGCTATTATCTTATGCCGAATTATGCCGATAACTTAAATGGATACCCACTATTAGGACGTTAATACAGAGAGAACGTGTGGAGGAAGAAACAATGAGGAGCATTAAGGCAAAAATATTGGTGTCCATGGTCCTAACATTGGCAATTTCCCTGATCCTGGTCGGCGGCGCCTCCTGTATCCTGAGCTATAGGGGTACACAGTCGACGCTGGAGGCCAGCATGAAAGAAATGGCTGTTGTGGCTGCTGACCGGGTGTCGTATGAACTCCAGGCATATCGGAACATCGTGGGAGAAACGGGAAGTACTGCACGCCTCTCCAACCCGGAGATCACCCTGGCAGAAAAGCAGGATCTGCTCCAGCAAAAGGTAGATACCTATGGTTTTCAGCGTTATAACCTACTGAATACCCAGGGCCGCAGCCTGATCGACGGGTCAAATTACAGCGACCGGGCCTATTTCAAAGCCGCAATGCAGGGGAACACTTATGTCTCCGAGCCATTGATCTCCTCTGTTACCGGTGAGATGACGATCATTATTTCCGCTCCAGTCTGGCAGGATGGACAAGTGGGGGGCCGGGTAGCTGGCGTGGTCTACTTTGTGCCCCAGGAAACATTCCTTAACGAGATTGTCAGCAACCTCCAGATAAGTGAAGGCGGAACAGCTTATATGCTGGATGCCACCGGCAACACCATTGCCCACCGCAATCTGGAAAGCGTCCGCAATCAGGAAAATACCATTCAAGATGCAAAAGGCGATAAATCTCTGGCCGATTTGGCCGCGATCGAGACGGATATGATTGCTGGAGGCACCGGGTTCAGCCAGTACAGCTATGGCGGAGAGACAAAGTTTACTGCGTATGCTCCCGTCCCTGAGACCAACGGCTGGAGCATTGCTATCAATGCCCCAACCTCCGATTTTACTGGCACAGCCATCCTGGGGATCATTATCACCCTTGTTCTGCTTATCGCGGCTGTCATTGTCGCGTCCTTGGTTGCTCTGCGGTTGGCAGTTGGCATTGGCGGCCCCATCAAGGCCTGTTCGGACCGTCTCCATCTGCTGTCCCAAGGAAATCTGGAGGCTCCCGTACCCGACTTTGACCGCAACGATGAGGTGGGCGAATTGGTATCCTCCACCAAAATTATTGTCACCGCCTTAAGTACCATTTTGAAGGATATTGACTATCTGCT
The sequence above is a segment of the Lawsonibacter asaccharolyticus genome. Coding sequences within it:
- a CDS encoding methyl-accepting chemotaxis sensory transducer codes for the protein MRSIKAKILVSMVLTLAISLILVGGASCILSYRGTQSTLEASMKEMAVVAADRVSYELQAYRNIVGETGSTARLSNPEITLAEKQDLLQQKVDTYGFQRYNLLNTQGRSLIDGSNYSDRAYFKAAMQGNTYVSEPLISSVTGEMTIIISAPVWQDGQVGGRVAGVVYFVPQETFLNEIVSNLQISEGGTAYMLDATGNTIAHRNLESVRNQENTIQDAKGDKSLADLAAIETDMIAGGTGFSQYSYGGETKFTAYAPVPETNGWSIAINAPTSDFTGTAILGIIITLVLLIAAVIVASLVALRLAVGIGGPIKACSDRLHLLSQGNLEAPVPDFDRNDEVGELVSSTKIIVTALSTILKDIDYLLSQMGEGNFVVDSRVPELYIGDFAPLLVSMRRIKNKLSDVLSQIHTSSAQIAAGSSQVSDGAQALAQGATEQASSVQELAATVHDISQNVDETADVSRQSRSRAEEAGGQVMQSNKMMLQMTTAMAEITEFSKKIGNIITTIEDIAFQTNILALNAAVEAARAGTAGKGFAVVADEVRNLAFKSDQAAKATKELIESSVESVQNGNAIVTNVTDSLQKTTDLAGLAVDDMVRVAEMVDTISAAIAQVTVGLDQISAVVQTNSATSEQSAAASEELSSQAQLLDDLVGQFRLPGNVHSYGDTLGN